Genomic window (Hippoglossus stenolepis isolate QCI-W04-F060 chromosome 11, HSTE1.2, whole genome shotgun sequence):
TCTGAATCCTGGTTTTTAAACCTTCTGGAATTTCTCTGGCACCTGAGAGAAGCCATCAGGTCTGACAAACTTTACCCCTTTTCCACCAGGGCAGGTCCAGGGCAGAGTCCAGGGCCTAAACTGGTTCCAGTTCTCTGTGTTTCGACGGCCAAAGAACTGGCTCTCGATCCGAAAATCTTGTTCCAGGGCGGCACCGACTCTTTGCTGGTCTAGAAGAAAGAACTGCCTATAGGTGCACATTGGGAGGAGAGGATACAAATGGTCTTGTTGCTGTGTGGTTGTCGGTTGAGGTCTAAGGCAAATTAGACGTAGCTTAGAAGAAAAAGCCTGAGAGCCAAGACAGCGAGAGATGGCTGGAAAATCAAACTGGTTCTTAAAAGCTTTGCAAGTTGAACCAGCTCCGAAGTAGCATTACACTTGGTTCACTTTGGTgggaaaggttttttttgtgatgttaATTCTATCACTGGTAGAGGAGAATCCACAGAGAAGTGTCAGGCTGTtttagtgtctttcagctcattgttttagttttattcctGCAACTTCGCTGACCCTCGTCAGTTGTCGTCATCCGTCCATTAGCTGCACTTCTTATCTTttgagtgttgtgttgtgttggagcTGATCCCAGCTGTTAATGTGTGAAAGTCGGGCtgacatataaaaacaaataaccaACCTATTGACAATTTAGAGTTCCACCGAGCaaatcactgctttttcatGAAAAAGGCAAACAAACTGCGCACGATATAAAGTTGTTGACTGGCTGGTGAACATTGTGGAGCATTAAACTGCTAAAAACTCATATTTATTGTAGTGTAGCAAAAATGAGGGTGAATGTGGTATTAACATTGAAGTATTTCATGTTTAATCCACGACCTCTTGATTTAGTTTCCAGAGATGGAAGATGCCGCTGTTTCCTTCACGATTAAAGAAGAGAGTCCAGATGAGCCGCTGTGGATCAGTGACACCGCTGGACCCATTGGTGAGTTTTTAGAAAGTggattttatacattttaaaacttctTTTTGGTTCAGATAACAGATGAATTCCCTCCACTCCTGCTTCCTGCAGGTGGTTCTGTGCAGTACTGCAACCCAGGTACCGCGGGGGAGAGCCAGCAGCTGGAAGAGGGCCGTCACTTATCCCATCCAGAGGTCGCCAGGCTAAAACCGTCAGAGTTCAGTGACTTGTACAACTCTGGGCATCACGCAGGACAGATCAGCGGCCTTCACTTCACTGTCAAGacggagaaggaggaggagcgatCGGGATTCAGTCAGGACGGATGTCAGCACGGCGCCGGGAAGCTGAATCAACTTGCCGCTGACTTTTCCATCGACGAACGAGAGAATCAACTCTGGTCGTCCATAATCGAAGGTAACGACATTGACGCTGGGTTTCCCGACTTTTCCAGTATGGTGGAGGAGTATTCCAGCACCTTCCCGGAGCACTCGGATGCTGCTGTGGTTTCGAACAGCAGCAAGTCCACCGGTGTCCAGCAGTCGTCCTCTCAGAGGCCGTGCAACGGGATCTACAGCGGCGAGTATCAGAAGGACGTCCCGCAGTCGTCCGGTTTTCAGAACAGAGCTCCGGGCGCGCTCCCACAGCCGGACAGGCAGAAGGAGCAAATGTACTCGCAGAGGAACGCGTCGCACGTTGCACACCTGAAGCCGCCGGACGAGCACGCCGAGAGGGACGCCACATCTGGAGACCGACCGGTCgtgactcactcacacagcaCGTTCACACCGAGCAGCTACCACAACCCCCACAAGGCTTTCTCTGCCGCGGCGCGGGGCTACGTCTGCTTGCAGTGCGGGAAGACGTTCGGCCGCCTGCACCAGTTCAAGCTGCACCAGCAGAGCCACAAGAGGAAGCGGGCGTTCTGGTGCACGGTGTGCGGGAAGAGCTTCCAGTGCTCGTCCCACCTCAGCATACACCACCGGACGCACACGGGCGAGAAGCCATTCGGTTGCGGGCAGTGCGGGAAGAGGTTCACGCAGCAGAGCAGCCTGAGGGTCCACCAGCGCACTCACAGCGGCGAGCGGCCCTACAGCTGCTCGCAGTGCGGGAAGACCTTCATCCTGATGCACCATCTGAAACGGCACAGAATCATTCACACGTACAGCTGAGGGGTGAAAAGACACAGATGACCTTCTGAGACAAAATCAAACTTACTCTCATTCGTACCCTTGACTTTCTATATTAATGCATACGTCACTATGCAAAATCCATCTGGatggattttaatgttttctttttttaaatgcttcttttATAATTATCAGAAATGTGAACTTGCATTGCAACCTCCAAAACACGTCAGCTTTTTTTCTTAGGACACTTCCAAAGCTAGTGAatccaaaaaaaacaagtcatcaACATAAAACCTGTAGATTTCCTGCATAAAAGATGTAGAAATgagctttatttatttcatctcatGCTCATCAACTTCCCCTTTACAGCCACACGTGGGTTTTTGCTTTCAATGCTCTCAGGTTTATGTTCCGGGGTCaactttgtaaaaaaacaacaaaaaaagcctGATTATTGTTTCCCCAAAATCTCTCTTTGCTATTTCTTATGATTTATATTAAAAGCATTGTTAAAATCAACAGCTGAATTTCCTTtgactgaaaaagaagaaactaaaAATCTACAATCTACATTTCAAGAAGCTGGATCCAGTGCGATTTTGGGACTTTTGTTGATTAAATGACGATTAATCGATTTATCAGAATAGTTTTAGATTCATTTACTTCGAACTGACTCATGAGTTCATCCACTGCTCAAACTGCGGAGTCATTGAAGGCTGCAGCTTTGTGGCAGTGGAGGGTGAGATGGCACCAGGGGGCAGTGTAACTCATCTTTAGTCGTGACAGTGCAGGAAGGAGACCAGActccatcacttcctgtttactttAATAGGAGCCACCTGTGTGAGCtatattggagataaactcagCTTTACTCTTCAGTCAGTTCTTCTGACATTCTCCATGTTCTCACTCAACGAAGCAGcaaactcattttgaagctgctgttttaaggtaaagaaagttacacagtgttgctttaaaagttTCACCCTCCTGAGTTCAGTCTGGTTTCATGTGGTCTCACGATCCACACGTTTCTGAGAGGAAAACGTCGCCTGTCTCTCTCCGCGCCGGCGACAGTATGTTTTTGCGTTGTCTGTACGTCCGTACGTCCCATTCCTGTGAACGATATCTCAACgacgccttgagggaatttcttctaaaagatgaactgatttgattttggtgcttgagagtcaaaggtcaaggtcacagtgacctcacatcCCTGTGAGTGTGACTTATTAGGACTGCCTGAagagaatttcattacatctggtacAGTTCATCTGGACTCACCGATAAATTGATGAGATTTCAGTGGCCAAATGTCACGGTGGCTTCATTCCATGTTTCTTTaggcctcttgaatgtgacaTCTCAAGAGAGcctgagggaatttcttcaagaTAAAGTGATTACGTTTCAGTCgtcaaaagtcacagtgaccttatgaATCTGGAAAGAAAAGTATGTCGATATATGTACAAGTAATGCAGTAATTGTATCTGTGCTCTGGCCTGTACTTTAATTATATTTCAGCTCTCAACACGTTAGTGTTTAGTTTGGTATTGAAACAGCTCCGCAGGTGACAGAGCACAGTGTAAACACTGCTCTGGAACAATATGTCCTGCAGGAGACTCTTCCTTGTTATGTGATGATTTGTGGACTGTCACTAACACTCGGGTGTTTacaggagcgagaggaggaagtgaatgTGTTGAAGTTGATGATTTCCACTGAGGATTCCTGCAGGAGTTTGTTATTTAGCTTTTAATGGATGAACCCATTTGTTCATTATCTATACAGTTTATCCTTTCAAGAGTTGGAGGGGCGCTGAAGCCAGTTTacattggggggggggcaggggagTACAACCtagacattttcaacattttcttgatttcacagagaatttttcatggatcttgatttaaaaagaaactgacatatttaggggactgatattcatgagtctgtgcgatttggtgcagatccaaataacatAACATCAGTACATCGAGGGGTTTGTGTACAGCCATAAATCTAACCTGCAcatccagaggaggagccagtcGTTACCGTGCCTCTGCCTCACCTATAGCTTCCCTCCCCCACAGGGAATGAGCGGGTACATTCTGTGCAGACACCTGGACCTGATCATCCGCTGCAGGCAAAAGACACGGCTCATAAAAATTCCCACAACCTTGTAAGGTCATAAACACAGAAACCCCCGAGCGTCacggaaaatgttttttttttcagaggacCAGGAAGGGGACAAGTGGCAGCGTGGATATATTTAGGACCAGGAAGTGGGTGCAGGCGGTGTagtggagagagtgaggggaaagaagcagagcagagagaaatgaaagctGCGGAAATGGTGAAGGTCAAACTGACAGTAAAAATGTCAACCATCGTGATGCTGAGCTGTTTCCCAGAGGAACAGCCGCCTGTGTTTTGAATTCCTCCGCCCGGTGGTGCTTTAATGGCTTCATCTCAGACACTGAATATTAAACATGACACTGGATGAATACAGTTTGCAGCACACAGCCCAGGACACTGTGCCTGTGGTCTGGTGCTTCCAGTTAAATCTCACTGCTACAgcatctcagtttctgtttatttgagaCAACACTCAACTTTCATGATAATCCGTCCACTAGTTTTTCTGCTAACcaacaaacgctgatgaaaacctCTTGATGAATTTGCAAACTGCctataataaatgaaaatgcttCCGTGCAGCATGGCAGTTAGGTTCTGGTAATTTgattaacaaatacaaatatatttaaagacaTGTAACCactcaaattacaaaaaaacgGACTATTAACTTTATAAAATAGGCTGGATTTCTCCTCTTCTGAATTGGGTCTCGAGACCACGTGCAGCCGAAAGGTCTCGTACATCCCACAGCTAAAAACACACCATGACCTTTCCCTTATGAACGTAGCTCACAAAGACAACACTGTTTACTTTGCTGagtcttttttatttagaaaaagtaGATTCCCAGTGTCTACAGTCTTCAGATTAGTACCTCTAAGAGAAATTAGTACCTCTAAGAGAAAGCACAAGCAGGCTGTTGGTTAACAGTGATGAGAAGTGCAGGTTTGAATCCAATCTACACACTTTGGTAACTTTCACCGTGCAGGACATCCTCCCTTTCTTCAACTAAATGTCCATCAAACACAAGATAtattatcaaaacaaataaaaacacatacttaactacattttgtttaaatatctTATAAAACTTTACACCTTCTTTACAGTAGAAGGAATGATAAAGCAATGCAGCGATGAGTTGGTTTGTTTAAAACCCGAATTGGAATTACAGTTTTCTCGATGGTGGTTATTAACATACCAGGGAATGTAAAGGACCTGAACCAATACATATTTGACATTGTAAAGTTAGAAATCCCATGTTTCATTGAAACACTATGATTGACTGAACACAGTGCACTACTATATCTCAGAAGGACTAAGTTAGGATCTATCTGCAAAAGACCCGAAACACCTAAAAATGATCAATGAATAACAAATGGAggaatgtatttaaaaaagaggaGCAGGGTTCATGATCTTAAGACCTGATGCAGTGAGTGGAAACTGTTCTAAAAGTAGGTTTTGCTAATAAAGTTGTTAATGAAGCTCGGCAGGTTTGAAGCAGAGATTTTGCAGCGTTCTAACAAAGATGGTAAGATGAAGCAGGCGAGCTGATCTGGGACCAGGCACCGTGGTGCCAGTCGCAGGCtcagcagctgttgttgttgtgctgctcCAGCCGAGCCACGATGGTGGTCACCAGCTTCTCCAGGTGCTCGGCCCTCTGCCTGCCCGTCTCCAGCACCTCTTCGTGGTTGGTCCTCTTCTGGCTGTCGTAGTCCATCACCGACCGGTTACTGATCAGCGACAGGGCGAAGCAGCGTATCCCGGCGTGGCGGGCGGCGATGACCTCGTGAACGGTGCTCAtccctgcagagagaagacggagagagTGTTTAAGGACATTATAGGAATCAAAGTATCATAAACCATGGCAGGAATAGCATGAAATCATTATTAAATCAGTGCAATGACGTATGAATTACCTGGATTTGCCAAAAACAAGTGTTTCCCATCCCATTTCATCTCTTTATTATAATAGATTACTGGATAACTGACTGTCGGGACTTTCTACTGTGTCACAATACACAGACATATTagcagtaaaatataaaattacatAAATTGGTACAAATGACACATGACCtcgttatttattcattaactATGGTAGTAGCTTTATAATCTGACACTAGGGTGTAAGAAGTGAGCTTATTAGTGATAAAGTAATATTACTATTACTTTAAATACTATTAATACTTTGTGAATGAGTTTGTGAAAAGACTTTGTTAAATGTAAAGTATTAGGATATTTAGGAGGGCAAGGCCCAAACCCTTACTTCTGATTGGCTTAGCCTGATACTCTAACCAATCATCTCTCTTCTTGTCTGGACCCAACCCACACAGAGGccgggtggggggggtgggtcTTCGTCCACATTCTTTTTGAATGACACGTCCTGTGACTCGCTTCCTTCTGTTTTAGTcatttgtgtgcgtttgtgtgcacGTGAGCTTGTGTTATTACCCCATGACCTATAACTGTACTGaatgaggaggatttttttattgttggcTTAAAGGGCTACTTAAGGTTAAAGGGTTAGTTTAAGGGGAAAGATCAGTGTTAAGAGGCCTGAGAATGATTGATGTCACTGAGcattcatctgtgtttgtctcagagATTTACCGACTCACCCACAGCGTCGGCGCCCAGTGCGAGCAGCATGCGGCACTCGGCGATGGTCTCGAAGGATGGGCCTCCGAGGCCGCAGTACACTCCCTCCTTCAGGAAGTCGTTGTAACCCAGCTCCGATGCCACATCGTGTGCCAGCTGCCGCAGCTCGCGGTCGTAGGCGTCAGACATGCAGGGGAAGCGAACGCCAAACctgcggggaggaggaggatgttgaAGTACAACTGTCATCATCTACACAGCAGTGGTACGGAAAGTATGACACAAGTTGGGTGAAAAGACAAATTTcacaacactacacacaaaGAGTGTGTTTTGACGCAGGGCAGACGACAGCACTCATGACCACTGAGTACGAGGAGCTCTGTCATACCCCTGATGTGTGTGAATCACCGTCTGCTCTTCATCCTGTTCCTTCACGCTGTAAATTCCACAGAATGTCATTAAAGTtggtctccacttcctcacgCTGTCGGTTTGGTTTAACTTCAGGGGAGCTGCCACGCATCCATCTTCACAAACAGTCTGTAGTAAATTTACTCTGCAGCCTCAGGTAGATTTGTCTGTAGAAATGAATCAGTCTGTTCTGATTCTCTGAGGATTCTTGTCAGTGTGTTAAAGTGTCTCTGTGCCGCCGCCtctgtgaacaacagacacTCTTGTTGACGCCAGCATCAGATGCGTCAGTTCAGAGTAGGAGCCTTCAAAAAGGCACATATTTCACCagatgaagggggggggggctttgcACAGTGAAGCCATTGTTTGCTTGAAATTGTAAGAAAAATAAGACTTGGTTTTATCTCCAGAGGGGAAATTCAAatgagagtgttttttttcttttcttgagcAGATGAAACCTTCAGGCAGAATTTATTAATCATaagaaaatgatgttttctttgGCGTCCTGAAACACTGAGGAGTCTCTGTTTCAGTGAGAAGTTTGGTCCAAAGCCAAATTATACAGAACATACTCGTTTCTCTGATCATTTCACCGTCAAACATCAGCCACAAGCAGCTTTAAAGATTATGTGCCGTCATAAAACCCTCCCCTGCGTTTATCCCTCCGCCCACCTGTCGTCGTTGGGTCCGGCCAGAGGGTTGACTCCGGCGAATCCCGGCAGGTTGATGTGGTCCTTGAGGATCATGATGTCTCCCACCTTGTAGTCCTGGTTGAGGCCTCCGGCCGCGTTGGTCAGGATCATCGTCTGCACGCCCATCAGCTTGAACACGCGCATGGGCAGAGTGATCTGGAGAGCGGCAGGTAGATGTCAATGTAGCATCTTAGTATTGGGGTGTGGATCGATGGTCAAATATCGATACTTCAGATCTCAAACATTTCTGTTCTACGATCAACATTTGAACTCTTCATTAATTTGGggtaaatttgtatttttgtggtGGAGAGTCACTACGCAATGAGGAAGAGATATTACCTGGTGTGTAATGCAATGGCtgaataaagaggaagaggaggaaagaggttCTGGGGTTAGTTAGCGAGTGTGTAACGTTAGCTTTTGTTTTGGTATCGGCGATAACACCCTTGGTTTTACGGATTGGAGAGGAAATCAGTGGTATCGAACTTCACTGTATTTTAATGCTGAAAGTCTCGCGATCCAGGGGAACACACCACCACTTTAAAACAGAGCCAAAATGGACAAAACATTTCTGGAGggaacatttctgtttttttaatcgtACCAAACAAAATACTTCCACTGACACGAGAACATTTGAGGCAGGAAGATCATTTCCGTGTTTACAGCCTCAGGCTGTTTTCAGTTCTTTTTCACTGAAcaggaatgaaatgaaaacaagctGCTGATATTTCAGACTCTGATAaacatcagagacacacaaacacatgaacaaccTCTCACTTGCTTCTCGCCGAGCAGATcgatttttatttgttcaggTTTTGAGAAAGTTTGTGTTTCCGGGGGAATCTGCCAGAAAACTCTGAGACTTCCATGAGAACCTCTGAgcatctgtgtctctgcagataACGTTTGGAAATCTGTTTCTCCACAGAGCTCTGGTTTCACTTCTCATGGGAACAACGGAGAAACAAAGTAGTCTCCCGACTGATAACTGTGCACGAGGAAGTTTGTGCACAATGCTTCGCAAACCTGAAAGACAAACGTCTGCGTCTGAGTTTTTGAAAAGTCAGTTTGAgatgttttcagcagcagggacagtTCATCAGCTGCTCGTTGTTCAGACATGCCCGAAAACGTCATCATAGActtgtctgtatgtgtttgctTTCATCACACGCTGCTAACAAGTCATCTGAGACCTGCTCTTATGAGTGCGTCGTCTTGTTCAACTCCATCTTCCCTACACATCATGTTGccccgttcacacacacaggacagattTGGTGCAGACTCGAGGACAcgtgttgtgtagttgtgtagtcGACACACCAGGTTTGGACTTTATCGACCGGTGCAGATTTTAAACTCACCTTCTGGATGGGGTAGCCCTCGTACAGGTGGAATCTGCcctgcatgcaaacacacggTTTCCCTTTCAGTGTTCCAAACACCAGCTGTCCAGCATGACCAtgcactgcaacacacacacacacacactcacactgttagacaacacacacacacacagattaacagCTGTGTTTTCCCAGACAGGGTGTTGTTTACCTGTGCTCTGTGGGAAGTTGGGAATGTCGCTGTACTTGAGGACCTGCGGGTCCTTCAGCAACTTGGCCAGCCCCCCCATCCCTGAGCCGCACACGATTCCCACGGTCGGCCGCACTTGTGTCTTGGACATGAGCCAATCCGCTGTGGCCCTGCACTCCTCATAGCTGTCCCTGAGACAGGCAGGAAAACAAAGGTCAGTGGGATGAACTCATGAAGTCATATTTAATGCCTggattatattatatcatatattatattacacaCCAGGATAAAAGTCATTTTAAGAGACAAAAAGCTCTGTTTAAGATGAAGTGTAAATAAATGATCTGCATCCACAGGTTAATAACCAGCACGTGACAAGGAGGAATATGTGATTCAACAGGTGGAATTCAGGAGGCGGGCATATCCTGTCCAGTTAATACTGAACTGGAATGAAAATCTTTACTGGTATTGAGTAATCTTTACTGGTGTCGAGCTACGACTGGTTCTATTGTAGTGCAGTGCGTAACGTTCACATCAAGCAGGGAACCGCAACACACCTTCATGATAAGtattttctcaaacacacacactcacacagactcacacacacacacacacacacattaactaaGTGCAGAAGAACATGAAGTGAACATTAAGAACCAAACTGAAGAAACTGGATTAAGGAGCATCCTGATCTGGTGTCTGACTtctttctgtcctcctcctttATAAAGATCAAAGTAATAAACTAGTAAGTAACCGACCCCTCAGACTAACGTGGTGATGACTCAGGGtctgcagagctgtgtgtgtgtgtgtgtgtgtgtgtctgtgtgttgggggtgggggctgGAGAGGAGAAATGATGCTGGGGCGCGTTTGGTGCCCACTAGGGGAGGGACCCGGGGTTCGGTGCTGCGCGCTCTTTTATTACCGTTAACGTTACGATTAAACTGTTCCTCTTCCGCGCCATCGTGACGAGGCGGGAGCGCGCTTCTTTCAGTGAACAGTTTAATAATGTGACGTGACGTGAAGGAGACATTTACAACACAGGGTTCACCAGAGAGAACCGAGTACACGTGATGTTTCCGGTTCGAAACGCGCCAAAAGGGACCTGCTGAGGAATCCGGGACGCACACGTAGCAAATGTAGAAAtgtgattaaatgattaaatgcaACAGGACCAGACACCTTTTCTTTTAAGTAAAGTTATTATAGTAAATCAAATTCT
Coding sequences:
- the LOC118117863 gene encoding zinc finger protein with KRAB and SCAN domains 1 — encoded protein: MNMATCISFQTQLSSVMEVLLKAAVADISKLVDDKCAFLHVEISRKQSEVEMLKRKLQTMEKKNTQLQRGFENYMDRGTDVGTNCRHSSGDIKFPEMEDAAVSFTIKEESPDEPLWISDTAGPIGGSVQYCNPGTAGESQQLEEGRHLSHPEVARLKPSEFSDLYNSGHHAGQISGLHFTVKTEKEEERSGFSQDGCQHGAGKLNQLAADFSIDERENQLWSSIIEGNDIDAGFPDFSSMVEEYSSTFPEHSDAAVVSNSSKSTGVQQSSSQRPCNGIYSGEYQKDVPQSSGFQNRAPGALPQPDRQKEQMYSQRNASHVAHLKPPDEHAERDATSGDRPVVTHSHSTFTPSSYHNPHKAFSAAARGYVCLQCGKTFGRLHQFKLHQQSHKRKRAFWCTVCGKSFQCSSHLSIHHRTHTGEKPFGCGQCGKRFTQQSSLRVHQRTHSGERPYSCSQCGKTFILMHHLKRHRIIHTYS
- the LOC118118034 gene encoding purine nucleoside phosphorylase; this encodes MSESVCGDSYEECRATADWLMSKTQVRPTVGIVCGSGMGGLAKLLKDPQVLKYSDIPNFPQSTVHGHAGQLVFGTLKGKPCVCMQGRFHLYEGYPIQKITLPMRVFKLMGVQTMILTNAAGGLNQDYKVGDIMILKDHINLPGFAGVNPLAGPNDDRFGVRFPCMSDAYDRELRQLAHDVASELGYNDFLKEGVYCGLGGPSFETIAECRMLLALGADAVGMSTVHEVIAARHAGIRCFALSLISNRSVMDYDSQKRTNHEEVLETGRQRAEHLEKLVTTIVARLEQHNNNSC